A part of Chanodichthys erythropterus isolate Z2021 chromosome 4, ASM2448905v1, whole genome shotgun sequence genomic DNA contains:
- the nt5c1bb gene encoding cytosolic 5'-nucleotidase 1A, whose translation MSEIKPTVAISTHKNEATAEEKDWAAAKAHFESLKSTKPRPPKPRYAVTIGVSSRTLFDMVAERKIFEEEGLEKYVQHQQDHESEPLKPGVAFPFVKALMTVNERLRKLYPDSEELFDIVLMTNNHAQVGVRLINSINHYDLTIERFCMTGGQSPIGYLKAYMTNLYLSKDSKKVQEAIEEGIAAAIMFKPEMETQLSETQLRVAFDGDAVLFSDESEIIVKQHGLDTFFEHEKLNENTPLAKGPLKCFLEALGKLQKKFYAKNERLNCPIRTFLVTARSAASSGARVLKTLRSWGLEIDEALFLAGAPKGPLLQKIRPHIFFDDQMFHIEGAKDMGTISAHVPYGIGQKYNKGKLIEPEKQQK comes from the exons ATGAGCGAAATAAAACCAACAGTAGCCATTTCAACGCACAAAAATGAAGCTACAGCAGAGGAAAAAGACTGGGCAGCTGCTAAAGCGCACTTTGAAAGCTTAAAATCAACAAAACCGAGACCT CCCAAGCCGAGATATGCAGTTACTATCGGAGTTTCTTCCCGGACATTGTTTGATATGGTGGCGGAGAGGAAGATATTTGAGGAAGAAGGACTAGAGAAGTATGTTCAACATCAACAAGACCACGAGAGTGAGCCACTGAAGCCAGGAGTTGCTTTTCCTTTCGTTAAA GCATTGATGACTGTAAATGAACGGCTGAGGAAACTCTATCCAGACAGTGAAGAACTGTTTGACATTGTTCTCATGACCAATAATCACGCCCAAGTTGGGGTGCGACTCATTAACAGCATAAATCACTATG ATCTGACGATAGAGCGATTCTGCATGACTGGAGGTCAGAGCCCAATTGGCTACCTCAAGGCCTACATGACTAACCTTTACCTATCAAAAGACTCCAAGAAAGTTCAAGAGGCCATTGAGGAAG GTATAGCAGCAGCCATCATGTTTAAGCCTGAAATGGAGACTCAGCTGTCAGAGACTCAACTGCGTGTGGCTTTCGATGGGGACGCCGTGCTCTTCTCTGATGAGTCTGAGATCATTGTAAAACAGCACGGCCTGGACACGTTCTTTGAGCATGAAAAACTGAATGAGAACACACCACTTGCAAAG GGTCCTCTGAAGTGCTTTCTGGAGGCTCTAGGGAAGCTCCAGAAGAAATTCTATGCCAAGAATGAGCGTCTGAACTGCCCTATCCGTACCTTTTTGGTGACAGCCAGAAGTGCGGCCAGCTCTGGTGCCCGTGTGCTGAAGACACTCAGAAGCTGGGGCCTAGAGATTGATGAGGCTTTGTTCCTTGCTGGGGCTCCAAAGGGGCCCCTGCTGCAGAAAATTCGCCCTCACATATTCTTTGATGATCAGATGTTCCACATTGAAGGGGCCAAGGATATGGGCACTATTTCTGCCCATGTGCCATATGGGATAGGACA